A DNA window from Lutra lutra chromosome 8, mLutLut1.2, whole genome shotgun sequence contains the following coding sequences:
- the CPSF6 gene encoding cleavage and polyadenylation specificity factor subunit 6 isoform X2: MADGVDHIDIYADVGEEFNQEAEYGGHDQIDLYDDVISPSANNGDAPEDRDYMDTLPPTVGDDVGKGAAPNVVYTYTGKRIALYIGNLTWWTTDEDLTEAVHSLGVNDILEIKFFENRANGQSKGFALVGVGSEASSKKLMDLLPKRELHGQNPVVTPCNKQFLSQFEMQSRKTTQSGQMSGEGKAGPPGGSSRAAFPQGGRGRGRFPGAVPGGDRFPGPAGPGGPPPPFPGNLIKHLVKGTRPLFLETRIPWHMGHSIEEIPIFGLKAGQTPPRPPLGPPGPPGPPGPPPPGQVLPPPLAGPPNRGDRPPPPVLFPGQPFGQPPLGPLPPGPPPPVPGYGPPPGPPPPQQGPPPPPGPFPPRPPGPLGPPLTLAPPPHLPGPPPGAPPPAPHVNPAFFPPPTNSGMPTSDSRGPPPTDPYGRPPPYDRGDYGPPGREMDTARTPLSEAEFEEIMNRNRAISSSAISRAVSDASAGDYGSAIETLVTAISLIKQSKVSADDRCKVLISSLQDCLHGIESKSYGSGSRRERSRERDHSRSREKSRRHKSRSRDRHDDYYRERSRERERHRDRDRDRDRERDREREYRHR; encoded by the exons ATGGCGGACGGTGTGGACCACATAGACATTTACGCGGATGTGGGCGAAGAGTTCAACCAG GAAGCTGAATATGGTGGGCATGATCAGATAGATTTGTATGATGATGTCATCTCTCCATCTGCAAATAATGGAGATGCCCCAGAAGACCGTGATTACATGGATACTCTCCCACCAACTGTTGGTGATGATGTGGGTAAAGGAGCAGCACCAAATGTTGTCTATACGTATACTGGAAAGAGAATTGCATTGTATATTGGAAACCTAACATGG TGGACAACAGATGAAGACTTAACCGAAGCAGTGCATTCTTTGGGAGTAAATGATATTTTGGagataaaattctttgaaaaccgGGCAAATGGCCAGTCAAAGGG GTTTGCCCTTGTTGGTGTTGGATCTGAAGCATCCTCAAAAAAGTTAATGGATCTGTTGCCTAAAAGAGAACTTCATGGTCAGAATCCTGTTGTAACTCCATGCAATAAACAGTTCCTGAGTCAATTTGAAATGCAGTCCAGGAAAA CTACACAATCAGGACAAATGTCTGGGGAAGGTAAAGCTGGTCCTCCAGGAGGCAGTTCACGTGCAGCATTTCCACAAGGTGGTAGAGGACGGGGCCGTTTTCCAGGGGCTGTTCCCGGTGGGGACAGATTTCCTGGACCAGCAGGACCAGGAGGGCCACCCCCACCTTTTCCag GAAATTTGATCAAGCATCTTGTTAAAGGAACTCGGCCTTTGTTCCTGGAAACTAGGATTCCATGGCATATGGGGCACAGCATAGAGGAAATACCCATTTTTGGCCTAAaag CTGGACAGACTCCACCACGTCCGCCCTTAGGTCCTCCAGGCCCACCTGGTCCACCGGGTCCTCCACCTCCTGGTCAGGTTCTGCCTCCTCCTTTAGCTGGGCCTCCTAATCGAGGAGATCGCCCTCCACCACCAGTTCTTTTTCCTGGACAACCTTTTGGGCAGCCTCCATTGGGTCCGCTTCCTCCTGGCCCTCCACCTCCAGTTCCAGGCTACGGCCCTCCTCCTGGTCCACCACCTCCACAGCAGGGaccacctccacctccaggcCCTTTTCCACCTCGCCCACCTGGCCCTCTTGGGCCACCCCTTACACTTGCTCCTCCTCCGCATCTTCCTGGACCAcctccaggtgccccaccaccaGCTCCACATGTGAATCCGGCTTTCTTTCCTCCACCGACTAACAGCGGCATGCCTACATCAGATAGCCGGGGTCCACCACCAACAGATCCATATGGCCGACCCCCACCATATGATAGGGGTGACTATGGGCCTCCTGGAAG ggaAATGGATACTGCAAGAACGCCATTGAGTGAAGCTGAGTTTGAAGAAATCATGAATAGAAATAGGGCAATCTCAAGCAGTGCTATTTCAAGAGCTGTGTCTGATGCCAGTGCTG GTGATTATGGGAGTGCTATTGAGACATTGGTAACTGCAATTTCTTTAATTAAACAATCCAAAGTATCTGCTGATGATCGTTGCAAAGTTCTTATTAGCTCTTTGCAAGATTGCCTTCATGGAATTGAATCCAAGTCTTATGGTTCTGGATCAAG ACGTGAACGATCAAGAGAGAGGGACCATAGTAGATCACGAGAAAAGAGTCGGCGTCATAAATCCCGTAGTAGAGATCGTCATGATGATTattatagagagagaagcagagaacgAGAGAGACATCGGGACCGGGACCGAGATCGGGACCGAGAACGGGACCGAGAGCGCGAGTATCGTCATCGTTAG
- the CPSF6 gene encoding cleavage and polyadenylation specificity factor subunit 6 isoform X4 codes for MADGVDHIDIYADVGEEFNQEAEYGGHDQIDLYDDVISPSANNGDAPEDRDYMDTLPPTVGDDVGKGAAPNVVYTYTGKRIALYIGNLTWWTTDEDLTEAVHSLGVNDILEIKFFENRANGQSKGFALVGVGSEASSKKLMDLLPKRELHGQNPVVTPCNKQFLSQFEMQSRKTTQSGQMSGEGKAGPPGGSSRAAFPQGGRGRGRFPGAVPGGDRFPGPAGPGGPPPPFPAGQTPPRPPLGPPGPPGPPGPPPPGQVLPPPLAGPPNRGDRPPPPVLFPGQPFGQPPLGPLPPGPPPPVPGYGPPPGPPPPQQGPPPPPGPFPPRPPGPLGPPLTLAPPPHLPGPPPGAPPPAPHVNPAFFPPPTNSGMPTSDSRGPPPTDPYGRPPPYDRGDYGPPGREMDTARTPLSEAEFEEIMNRNRAISSSAISRAVSDASAGDYGSAIETLVTAISLIKQSKVSADDRCKVLISSLQDCLHGIESKSYGSGSRRERSRERDHSRSREKSRRHKSRSRDRHDDYYRERSRERERHRDRDRDRDRERDREREYRHR; via the exons ATGGCGGACGGTGTGGACCACATAGACATTTACGCGGATGTGGGCGAAGAGTTCAACCAG GAAGCTGAATATGGTGGGCATGATCAGATAGATTTGTATGATGATGTCATCTCTCCATCTGCAAATAATGGAGATGCCCCAGAAGACCGTGATTACATGGATACTCTCCCACCAACTGTTGGTGATGATGTGGGTAAAGGAGCAGCACCAAATGTTGTCTATACGTATACTGGAAAGAGAATTGCATTGTATATTGGAAACCTAACATGG TGGACAACAGATGAAGACTTAACCGAAGCAGTGCATTCTTTGGGAGTAAATGATATTTTGGagataaaattctttgaaaaccgGGCAAATGGCCAGTCAAAGGG GTTTGCCCTTGTTGGTGTTGGATCTGAAGCATCCTCAAAAAAGTTAATGGATCTGTTGCCTAAAAGAGAACTTCATGGTCAGAATCCTGTTGTAACTCCATGCAATAAACAGTTCCTGAGTCAATTTGAAATGCAGTCCAGGAAAA CTACACAATCAGGACAAATGTCTGGGGAAGGTAAAGCTGGTCCTCCAGGAGGCAGTTCACGTGCAGCATTTCCACAAGGTGGTAGAGGACGGGGCCGTTTTCCAGGGGCTGTTCCCGGTGGGGACAGATTTCCTGGACCAGCAGGACCAGGAGGGCCACCCCCACCTTTTCCag CTGGACAGACTCCACCACGTCCGCCCTTAGGTCCTCCAGGCCCACCTGGTCCACCGGGTCCTCCACCTCCTGGTCAGGTTCTGCCTCCTCCTTTAGCTGGGCCTCCTAATCGAGGAGATCGCCCTCCACCACCAGTTCTTTTTCCTGGACAACCTTTTGGGCAGCCTCCATTGGGTCCGCTTCCTCCTGGCCCTCCACCTCCAGTTCCAGGCTACGGCCCTCCTCCTGGTCCACCACCTCCACAGCAGGGaccacctccacctccaggcCCTTTTCCACCTCGCCCACCTGGCCCTCTTGGGCCACCCCTTACACTTGCTCCTCCTCCGCATCTTCCTGGACCAcctccaggtgccccaccaccaGCTCCACATGTGAATCCGGCTTTCTTTCCTCCACCGACTAACAGCGGCATGCCTACATCAGATAGCCGGGGTCCACCACCAACAGATCCATATGGCCGACCCCCACCATATGATAGGGGTGACTATGGGCCTCCTGGAAG ggaAATGGATACTGCAAGAACGCCATTGAGTGAAGCTGAGTTTGAAGAAATCATGAATAGAAATAGGGCAATCTCAAGCAGTGCTATTTCAAGAGCTGTGTCTGATGCCAGTGCTG GTGATTATGGGAGTGCTATTGAGACATTGGTAACTGCAATTTCTTTAATTAAACAATCCAAAGTATCTGCTGATGATCGTTGCAAAGTTCTTATTAGCTCTTTGCAAGATTGCCTTCATGGAATTGAATCCAAGTCTTATGGTTCTGGATCAAG ACGTGAACGATCAAGAGAGAGGGACCATAGTAGATCACGAGAAAAGAGTCGGCGTCATAAATCCCGTAGTAGAGATCGTCATGATGATTattatagagagagaagcagagaacgAGAGAGACATCGGGACCGGGACCGAGATCGGGACCGAGAACGGGACCGAGAGCGCGAGTATCGTCATCGTTAG
- the CPSF6 gene encoding cleavage and polyadenylation specificity factor subunit 6 isoform X1, whose amino-acid sequence MADGVDHIDIYADVGEEFNQEAEYGGHDQIDLYDDVISPSANNGDAPEDRDYMDTLPPTVGDDVGKGAAPNVVYTYTGKRIALYIGNLTWWTTDEDLTEAVHSLGVNDILEIKFFENRANGQSKGFALVGVGSEASSKKLMDLLPKRELHGQNPVVTPCNKQFLSQFEMQSRKTTQSGQMSGEGKAGPPGGSSRAAFPQGGRGRGRFPGAVPGGDRFPGPAGPGGPPPPFPGNLIKHLVKGTRPLFLETRIPWHMGHSIEEIPIFGLKAGQTPPRPPLGPPGPPGPPGPPPPGQVLPPPLAGPPNRGDRPPPPVLFPGQPFGQPPLGPLPPGPPPPVPGYGPPPGPPPPQQGPPPPPGPFPPRPPGPLGPPLTLAPPPHLPGPPPGAPPPAPHVNPAFFPPPTNSGMPTSDSRGPPPTDPYGRPPPYDRGDYGPPGREMDTARTPLSEAEFEEIMNRNRAISSSAISRAVSDASAGDYGSAIETLVTAISLIKQSKVSADDRCKVLISSLQDCLHGIESKSYGSGSRRRERSRERDHSRSREKSRRHKSRSRDRHDDYYRERSRERERHRDRDRDRDRERDREREYRHR is encoded by the exons ATGGCGGACGGTGTGGACCACATAGACATTTACGCGGATGTGGGCGAAGAGTTCAACCAG GAAGCTGAATATGGTGGGCATGATCAGATAGATTTGTATGATGATGTCATCTCTCCATCTGCAAATAATGGAGATGCCCCAGAAGACCGTGATTACATGGATACTCTCCCACCAACTGTTGGTGATGATGTGGGTAAAGGAGCAGCACCAAATGTTGTCTATACGTATACTGGAAAGAGAATTGCATTGTATATTGGAAACCTAACATGG TGGACAACAGATGAAGACTTAACCGAAGCAGTGCATTCTTTGGGAGTAAATGATATTTTGGagataaaattctttgaaaaccgGGCAAATGGCCAGTCAAAGGG GTTTGCCCTTGTTGGTGTTGGATCTGAAGCATCCTCAAAAAAGTTAATGGATCTGTTGCCTAAAAGAGAACTTCATGGTCAGAATCCTGTTGTAACTCCATGCAATAAACAGTTCCTGAGTCAATTTGAAATGCAGTCCAGGAAAA CTACACAATCAGGACAAATGTCTGGGGAAGGTAAAGCTGGTCCTCCAGGAGGCAGTTCACGTGCAGCATTTCCACAAGGTGGTAGAGGACGGGGCCGTTTTCCAGGGGCTGTTCCCGGTGGGGACAGATTTCCTGGACCAGCAGGACCAGGAGGGCCACCCCCACCTTTTCCag GAAATTTGATCAAGCATCTTGTTAAAGGAACTCGGCCTTTGTTCCTGGAAACTAGGATTCCATGGCATATGGGGCACAGCATAGAGGAAATACCCATTTTTGGCCTAAaag CTGGACAGACTCCACCACGTCCGCCCTTAGGTCCTCCAGGCCCACCTGGTCCACCGGGTCCTCCACCTCCTGGTCAGGTTCTGCCTCCTCCTTTAGCTGGGCCTCCTAATCGAGGAGATCGCCCTCCACCACCAGTTCTTTTTCCTGGACAACCTTTTGGGCAGCCTCCATTGGGTCCGCTTCCTCCTGGCCCTCCACCTCCAGTTCCAGGCTACGGCCCTCCTCCTGGTCCACCACCTCCACAGCAGGGaccacctccacctccaggcCCTTTTCCACCTCGCCCACCTGGCCCTCTTGGGCCACCCCTTACACTTGCTCCTCCTCCGCATCTTCCTGGACCAcctccaggtgccccaccaccaGCTCCACATGTGAATCCGGCTTTCTTTCCTCCACCGACTAACAGCGGCATGCCTACATCAGATAGCCGGGGTCCACCACCAACAGATCCATATGGCCGACCCCCACCATATGATAGGGGTGACTATGGGCCTCCTGGAAG ggaAATGGATACTGCAAGAACGCCATTGAGTGAAGCTGAGTTTGAAGAAATCATGAATAGAAATAGGGCAATCTCAAGCAGTGCTATTTCAAGAGCTGTGTCTGATGCCAGTGCTG GTGATTATGGGAGTGCTATTGAGACATTGGTAACTGCAATTTCTTTAATTAAACAATCCAAAGTATCTGCTGATGATCGTTGCAAAGTTCTTATTAGCTCTTTGCAAGATTGCCTTCATGGAATTGAATCCAAGTCTTATGGTTCTGGATCAAG AAGACGTGAACGATCAAGAGAGAGGGACCATAGTAGATCACGAGAAAAGAGTCGGCGTCATAAATCCCGTAGTAGAGATCGTCATGATGATTattatagagagagaagcagagaacgAGAGAGACATCGGGACCGGGACCGAGATCGGGACCGAGAACGGGACCGAGAGCGCGAGTATCGTCATCGTTAG
- the CPSF6 gene encoding cleavage and polyadenylation specificity factor subunit 6 isoform X3, with product MADGVDHIDIYADVGEEFNQEAEYGGHDQIDLYDDVISPSANNGDAPEDRDYMDTLPPTVGDDVGKGAAPNVVYTYTGKRIALYIGNLTWWTTDEDLTEAVHSLGVNDILEIKFFENRANGQSKGFALVGVGSEASSKKLMDLLPKRELHGQNPVVTPCNKQFLSQFEMQSRKTTQSGQMSGEGKAGPPGGSSRAAFPQGGRGRGRFPGAVPGGDRFPGPAGPGGPPPPFPAGQTPPRPPLGPPGPPGPPGPPPPGQVLPPPLAGPPNRGDRPPPPVLFPGQPFGQPPLGPLPPGPPPPVPGYGPPPGPPPPQQGPPPPPGPFPPRPPGPLGPPLTLAPPPHLPGPPPGAPPPAPHVNPAFFPPPTNSGMPTSDSRGPPPTDPYGRPPPYDRGDYGPPGREMDTARTPLSEAEFEEIMNRNRAISSSAISRAVSDASAGDYGSAIETLVTAISLIKQSKVSADDRCKVLISSLQDCLHGIESKSYGSGSRRRERSRERDHSRSREKSRRHKSRSRDRHDDYYRERSRERERHRDRDRDRDRERDREREYRHR from the exons ATGGCGGACGGTGTGGACCACATAGACATTTACGCGGATGTGGGCGAAGAGTTCAACCAG GAAGCTGAATATGGTGGGCATGATCAGATAGATTTGTATGATGATGTCATCTCTCCATCTGCAAATAATGGAGATGCCCCAGAAGACCGTGATTACATGGATACTCTCCCACCAACTGTTGGTGATGATGTGGGTAAAGGAGCAGCACCAAATGTTGTCTATACGTATACTGGAAAGAGAATTGCATTGTATATTGGAAACCTAACATGG TGGACAACAGATGAAGACTTAACCGAAGCAGTGCATTCTTTGGGAGTAAATGATATTTTGGagataaaattctttgaaaaccgGGCAAATGGCCAGTCAAAGGG GTTTGCCCTTGTTGGTGTTGGATCTGAAGCATCCTCAAAAAAGTTAATGGATCTGTTGCCTAAAAGAGAACTTCATGGTCAGAATCCTGTTGTAACTCCATGCAATAAACAGTTCCTGAGTCAATTTGAAATGCAGTCCAGGAAAA CTACACAATCAGGACAAATGTCTGGGGAAGGTAAAGCTGGTCCTCCAGGAGGCAGTTCACGTGCAGCATTTCCACAAGGTGGTAGAGGACGGGGCCGTTTTCCAGGGGCTGTTCCCGGTGGGGACAGATTTCCTGGACCAGCAGGACCAGGAGGGCCACCCCCACCTTTTCCag CTGGACAGACTCCACCACGTCCGCCCTTAGGTCCTCCAGGCCCACCTGGTCCACCGGGTCCTCCACCTCCTGGTCAGGTTCTGCCTCCTCCTTTAGCTGGGCCTCCTAATCGAGGAGATCGCCCTCCACCACCAGTTCTTTTTCCTGGACAACCTTTTGGGCAGCCTCCATTGGGTCCGCTTCCTCCTGGCCCTCCACCTCCAGTTCCAGGCTACGGCCCTCCTCCTGGTCCACCACCTCCACAGCAGGGaccacctccacctccaggcCCTTTTCCACCTCGCCCACCTGGCCCTCTTGGGCCACCCCTTACACTTGCTCCTCCTCCGCATCTTCCTGGACCAcctccaggtgccccaccaccaGCTCCACATGTGAATCCGGCTTTCTTTCCTCCACCGACTAACAGCGGCATGCCTACATCAGATAGCCGGGGTCCACCACCAACAGATCCATATGGCCGACCCCCACCATATGATAGGGGTGACTATGGGCCTCCTGGAAG ggaAATGGATACTGCAAGAACGCCATTGAGTGAAGCTGAGTTTGAAGAAATCATGAATAGAAATAGGGCAATCTCAAGCAGTGCTATTTCAAGAGCTGTGTCTGATGCCAGTGCTG GTGATTATGGGAGTGCTATTGAGACATTGGTAACTGCAATTTCTTTAATTAAACAATCCAAAGTATCTGCTGATGATCGTTGCAAAGTTCTTATTAGCTCTTTGCAAGATTGCCTTCATGGAATTGAATCCAAGTCTTATGGTTCTGGATCAAG AAGACGTGAACGATCAAGAGAGAGGGACCATAGTAGATCACGAGAAAAGAGTCGGCGTCATAAATCCCGTAGTAGAGATCGTCATGATGATTattatagagagagaagcagagaacgAGAGAGACATCGGGACCGGGACCGAGATCGGGACCGAGAACGGGACCGAGAGCGCGAGTATCGTCATCGTTAG